The sequence GGAGATCTTCCCACCCGAGAACCCCCTCAACCGCTGGCCGCTGCTTGGAGTCATCGTCTGGCTGCTCTTTTTCCTCCTGCTCGGATGGTGGGCGTGGCCCCTGGTTGCCTGGGCCTTCCCGGCTCTCGCGGATCGGGGCTATGCGCTGGCCCATCTCCTCGGCCCGCTGCTGCTGGCCTTCCTCCCGTGGCTGCTGGCCAGCATCGGAGCTATGGATTTCACGCGGACGGCGATCCTCCTCACGCTGATCCTCGGCCTGGCCGCCGATGCCCTCCTGTGGCGGCGGGTTCAACCCGCCATCCGGGAAGCGCTGCGGAATCCCCTCTGGCGGATGGAAACGGGGGTGTTCCTGGGGACCTTCGCCATGTGGCTGTTGATCCGGTTCGCCCATCCAGATCTCTGGCATCCGGTGATGGGCGGCGAGAAGCCCATGGACCTTTCTTATCTGCTGGCGACGATCCGCTCGCTGCGCTTCCCACCCTATGATCCGTGGTTCGCCGGAGGCTACATCAACTACTACTATTTCGGCTACGTCCTCATCGGCGCGCCGATGAAGCTCCTAGGGTTCGATGTCCGCTACGCCTACAACGCGGCGATCCCCACTCTGGCGGCCCTGACGGCCATGGGGGCCTTCGCCGTCGGCGCCCATGGGGCGGCGGCCTGGTGGCCCCGCTCATGGGGGAAACCGATCGCTGCCGGCCTGCTCGCCGCGCTGTTCGCCGTGGGCGTGGGGAATCTGGGGGAAGTGAAATTGCTCTCGGACCTGTTCAAGGAGGTGGGCGCGGAGGCCACCGGGGCGGCGTCGACCTCCTTCCAGGAGACCCTGGTGGGGATCCGGGAGGTCCTGACCGGCCATGCCGCCCTGCCCGCCCGGATCGAGTGGTGGTACTGGAACCCGACCCGCCTCATCCCCGATCGCGATGTCACGCCGATCACCGAGTTCCCCTACTTCACCTTCCTGTATGCCGATCTCCACGCCCATATGCTGGCCTTCCCGTTGCAGCTCGCCGCCCTGCTCATAGGGCTGGCCTGGCTGCGGAGGTCCCGGTGGGGGGAACCCGCGGGGATCGCCGCGCTCACGCTGGGGGCGCTTCTGGTAGGCGCGCTGCGACCGACCAACACCTGGGATTATCCCACTCACATCCTGTTGGGCCTCGTTGCGCTGACGCTGAACGCGTGGGAGCGCCGGGATTTCCGCTCGTGGACGGGGATCGAAGGATGGATGGTCCGATGTCTCGCCTTCGTCGGATGGGGGATCCTGTTCTTCTATCCCTATCTCGCCCACTATGCGACCGCTTACACATCCTTCGAGCTGTGGAAAGGGGACCGCACGCCTCTGGGCACTTATCTCCTGTTGCACGGTTTATTCCTCCTGCCGATCTCCCTTTTGCTGCTGCGGGAGAGCCGGCGGCTGCTCCGGTGGATCCTCGCGGGATGGGAGGCCGACCCCCTGGGAACCGCGGGGTGGGTCGCGGCGGGGGCCATCGGCCTGGGCCTCTGGGTGCTGGGGGCACGGCTGGCTCCCGTGGCCGGGATCGCGGTCCCCCTAATCCTGATCGGCGCGGCCCTGACCCTGCGCCCCTACCAGATCCCGGAGCGGCGGCTCCTCTGGCTCTGGGTGGCAGGAGCCGCCGCCCTCACCCTGGGCGTTGAGCTCATCGTGCTCCGGGGAGACATCGGCCGGATGAATACGGTTTTCAAGTTCTACCTCCAGGTATGGTTCCTCTGGGCCATCGCGGCGGCGATGGGCGTGATCGCCGTGGAGGATGCGGCATGCCGATGGCCTGCCTTCCTCCGCTCCCTGTGGCGCGGCGCCTTCGGGGTTCTATTGCTCGCCGCCCTGCTCTACCCGATCATGGCCACCCGCGCCCGCCTGTATGATCGCTGGGATACCTCGGTGGGCCCAACTCTGGATGGCTTCGCTTTCATGGAAAAGGCGATCGCCGATGAAATGGGGGTGCGCTATCCGGTGCGCCAGGAATGGGAGGCATTGCGATTCCTCCAGGCGTATAGCGAGGGAACCCCTGTGGTTATGGAATCGATCCGCTCGCCCGCCTATCGGGGGTTGCGCAGTCGGGCCGCGATGTTCGTTGGGCTTCCCGTGGTCTTCGGCTGGGACTGGCATCAGCGGCAGCAGCGAAGCGTTGTGCCCGAATCGTTCATCCAGCGCCGCGAGGCGGATGTCAACCGGTTTTATGAGACCTCCGATCCAGAGGAGGCAATGGCCATCCTGCGCCGTTACGGGGTGCGCTATGTGATGGATGGCTACGCCGAACGCCTCTACTACCCGCCCCAGGGGTTCGAGAAGTTCCCGGCCATGGTCGCGCGCGGAGACCTCCGGGTGGTGTTCGATAATGGGGGTGTGCGGATTTACGAGGTGGCCCGCTGAGAGAGCCGCACACCTCCCTCCCCCATCCGCCAGAGGTCCACCGCCGCAATCCGCATCTTTGCCCTCATCTCCACCTCCCCGTCGCTTATGGATCCCGGATCCCTCCCTCCCAGATCACAGACAACCGCGGAAGAGCTGGTCCGGATGGAGAGCCTCCCCCTCTATGATGGGGAAGGGGATGGAGGCGCCAGCGGGGCGGGTGAGCGCCCCGGATTCACACGAAGTCGGAAAATCCCCCCTCTCCTCTGATCACGAGGAGCGCATCGCCTGCTGGTCGATCAGGATCCGCCGATAGCTTTCATACCGGCGGCGGCTGATCCTCCCCCGCGCGACCGCCCGGCGGATGGCACAGCCGGGCTCCTCGAGATGTAGACAATCCGAGAACTCACAACGGCCAATATAGGGGCGCATCTCCGGGAAGCAAGCCGCCAGGTCCTCCGGCCGGATTCCCCATACCCCGATGTCCCGCAGGCCCGGCGTATCGGCCAGATATCCCCCATCGAAGGGGATCAGCTCGCTGCGGGTGGTGGTGTGGCGCCCCATCCCGGTCCGAGGGTTGATCGACCCGATCCGAAGCGCCAGGCCGGGCTGGAGAGCGTTCAGGAGGCTGGATTTTCCGACCCCCGAAGGGCCAATAAAGGCTGTGATCTTCCCCTGAAGCCGTTCCCGCAGCGCGTCCAGGCCCGCCCGGGTGATCGCGCTGGTATACAGAACCGGATAACCCAGCGCTTCATATTCAGCGAATAAAGAACGGAACGACTCGGGATCCTGCACAAGATCCATTTTGTTGATACACAAAATGGCCGAAAGGCCGTTCGCCTCCGCCACGGCCAGATAACGATCGATCTGAAACAGGTCTGGCTCTGGGATGGCGGAGAACACGGCCACGATCTGATCCAGATTCGCCGCGATGACATGGGCTTTGCTGGGATCCAGGGGCTCCCGACGCACCAGCGCGGTGCGCCGGGGAAGGATGGCCACGATGGCACCCTCCCGGGGCGTGACCCGCTCGAATTCCACGCGATCGCCAATCACCGGGCGCTGGGGTCCCTCCGCCTGACGACGCAATCGTCCCCGCAACACACATCGCACCACCCCATCCGGCCCCTGCACATCATAGGCCGCGCCCAGCACCCGGATCACCAATCCTTCCTCCCGCCCGCTCATCCCTGGTTCACCTCCTTTGCTGGAGAGCTCAGCTCTCCGGCCTGGGAAATCGATTACAGGACTCTCACTATACATCTTACTTGAACTCTCCGGCTCCGTGCCCTGTCCTTATCCAGAGCTTTTCGAGGATCTTACCCATCCCGACAGGGGGTGGAGGGAGACGGCGGGGGACTTTTTCCTCTGCATCCCCCGGTCTCTTCGAACAGCAGAGCCCGCCTTCTGTCTTCTGTAATGTAATCTGTAATGTAAAATGAAAGCAGGTGTGTCCATGACCGAACCGGGGGAGGGGTCCTCGGACCTAACCCCGCGGCCCCCTTCCCTACAAGGGGGAGCCTAAATCCCTCCTCCCCGAAACGGGGAGGGGCCAGGGGAGGGGAAATCGGGCTGTCGCCCACCTGCGGATGAGCATAACAAAGGGGATTCCTGCCTATGTGGGATCTCTATCGTGAGGTTCTCAAAGCCTGCGAGGAAAACCGCCCGGTGGCCCTGTGCACCGTCATCCGGGCCCGTGGATCCGTTCCCCGCCATGAGGCGGCCAAGATGCTGGTGTATCCCGACGGCCAGATCCGGGGAACCATCGGCGGTGGGGAGATGGAAGCCCGGGTGATCCATGAGGCCCTCCAGGCGCTTCAGGAGGGCCATCCCCGGGTGGTCCGTTATATGCTCTCGGATCCCAAACAGGGCGATCCGGGCGTCTGCGGAGGGGAGGTGGAGATCTTCATTGAGCCCCTGCTTCCTCCCCCAACGATCCTGATCATCGGGGCAGGGCATGTCGGTCGAGCCCTGGCCCACCTCGCCAAATGGCTGGGCTTCCGGGTGCTGGTCAGCGACGATCGGCCGGAGTTCTGCACGCCCGAATGGATCCCGGATGCCGATGGCTTCCTGGTTGGGCCGCCGGAGGAAGCGCTCCCCGGAGCTCCGATCCACGCCCGGACCTATGTGGTACTCACCACCCGCAACCATCCCCTGGACGTGCGGATCCTCCCGCTGATCCTGGACACCCCAGCGCCTTACATTGGGGTGATCGGCTCGAAGCGGCGCTGGCTGCTCACGGCGAAGGTTTTACGGGAAAAAGGGATTCCCCTTGAACAGCTGGCCCGGGTCCGATCACCGGTGGGCCTGGAGCTGAATGCAGAGACCCCTGAGGAGATCGCCGTGTCGATCATGGCGGAGATCATTGCGATCCGCCGGGGAGGAAGCGGGATGCCCATGGCCGTCGATCTCCAGCAGGCGCTCCGGGAGCTTGTGGAGTGCGGTGCCTAGGCACCGCTCCTTTCCTTAAATAGAGGCCCTTCGACCTTCCCATGAGCCTCTCGCTCCGCTCACTCCCGCAGGAATTCCCGCAGCCGGCGAGCATAGATGGGATGACGCAAGCGAGCCAGGGCCTGCGCTTCGATCTGCCGCACCCGTTCCCGGGTCACCCCCAGCTTGCGCCCCACCTCCTCCAGGGTATACATCCGTCCGTCCACCAGGCCATAACGCAGCTTCAAAATACGCACCTCCCGCGGGGAGAGGGTGGCCAGGGCTTCGTGCAGGATCTCCCGAAGCATCTGCTGGCTCACCGCTTCAGCGGGCGAGGTTACCCCCCGATCCTCAATGAAATCCCCCAGCACGCTCTCCTCCTCATCATCCGTTGGCGCCTCCAGGGATACGGGCTGGCGAGCCATCTGCAACAACTGCTCGACCCGGGAAGGCGGGATGGCCATCGCCTCCGCCAGCTCCTCCACCGTCGGATCGCGGCCGAGCTCCTGCGCCAGCTGTTGCTGTAGGCGCAACAGCCGGTTGATCTGATCCCCCATATGAACCGGAACCCGGATCGTCCGGGATTGATCGGCGATAGCCCGGGTGACCGCCTGACGGATCCACCACGTCGCATAGGTGGAGAACTTGTGACCCCGCCGCCAGTCAAACTTCTTGACCGCCCGGATCAGGCCGATGTTGCCCTCCTGGATCAGATCGGAAAGCGGCAGGCCCCGTCCGATGTATTTTTTGGCCACGCTGATCACCAGGCGGGTGTTGGCCAGGATCAGGTGATCCTGAGCGGCCCGCCCATCCGCTGCGATCTCCTCCAGGCGACGCCGCTCTTCCGGGGAGAGGTTCCCCTGGGCCAGACGACGCTCTGCCTGGCGGCCCCGCTCGATCCGTTGCGCAAGGGCGACCTCCTCCTCCGGCGTGAGCAGGGGGATCCGCCCGACTTCCTTCAGGTAGAGGGCGAGGGTATCATCGGACTCCAGTGCCTCTTCCAGATCCTCTTCCCCCCAGGCCTCCTCTCCCTCCTCCTCCAGCTCCAGGCCCGGGCCCTCCTCCTCCGGAGCATCCGTGACTTCCACGCCGGCCTCCAGGAGAGCGGCAAAAACCTCATCCAGGCGGTCCACATCGTTCTCCGCTTCCGGAAAAAACTGCAGGATCTCCTCGAAGGTGACATATCCCCGGGATCGCCCGAGAGCGAGGAGCTGATCCAGCCCTAAGAGGCTGGAAGTCTGAATGTCCTCCAGCATAGTCAGGAATCCCTCCCTGAGAATTCAAAACGTCCACGAACGGCTGAGCCCGGCGTTTTCATAAGGATATCCGCCGATCAGGGAGTCGGAGTCGCCCCTGGCGTCGGCGAGGGCCCTGCCGTGGGGGTCGGCGTTGCCGTTGGCGTCGGCGTGATGGTGGGCGTGGGCGTAGGGGTCGCCAGCGGCGGCTGGCTGATCAGCTTCTTCGCCTCATCGATCGCAAAGGTCCCCACCACATACACTGCGGGATCCCCCTCCCGGCGCACGTAATAGCCGCCCCCAATCGGCGTTGGAGCGCCAACGGTTAACGTGAAGACCCGATCCGTCGCGCTGATCACAATGGTATAAGTGGGCGTCACCAATCCATAGGCGGAAAGATCCGCGACATCCGAGATGACCTGCTGCACGAAGAGCGTGGCCAACCCTCCCGCCAGGGTGTCGATCGTGTCCTGGCGGACCAGATGATGTGTGGGAACGGTCAGAAACCATTGCCCGCTGGCATCCCGCTCGACCTCCGCCTCGGCGTGGTTGGCATGATCGATCGCCCGGATTCTTCGAATGGCGGCGCTGTTCACTTCCAGCAGATTGCGGGACGCCCCTGGGGTAGGGGTCGGACGAGCGGTGATCTTCGGTTCCAAGTATACAAAGAGCGCCAGAACCAGAAAAGCGAGGATCAGGCCCAGCGTGCCCCATCGCTTCATCTCCGATCACCTCCGATGGAAAACGCGGCTTCTGGGGTGGGGCGGCAAGGGACGCCCTCAGCGACGTTGCCACCATACCAGGGCGCCGATCGCCAGCACGGTTAACGGCATCATCACCACCGTCAGCATAAAGACGGTGCGGGTTTGGGCTGGCGTGGCGCTCAGGGCGCGAACTGTGGAAGCCGGCGACTGACGCAACCCGATCAGGGCTTCGGATTCAGACAGCCAGTTCACCGCGTTCACAAAAAGATCCAGGTTCGCAAACGGCAGATTGGCCCCCACGTTCTGATTGGCGGCGAAATCCGCATCCCCAAAGAGAACCAACCGCCCTTTCCCATTCACCTGCTCCACCGTGAGGGCCAGGGCCAGGGGGCCAGGCTTCTTCCCCGCTGGCGAGGGAAGGCGCCCCTGATTCAGCGCCTGGCGCACTCCCGCCAGATCCGTCTCGCTCCAGCTCTGGCCGCTGGTCTCCACCAGACGGACGACCCGGAATCGATCCGGCTGGCTGCGGACCTCTTCGATGGATCGGGCGGCCGGGAAGGCGGTGGCGATGCCCCGCAGCTTCTCGGTGATCGGGCTGAAGCCATAGCGGCTGGAAAGCGGCGTCAGGGGATCCGTAAACATCGAGCTCACCGGATCGATGATCACATCTTCCCGGAAAGCGACCCCCCAATCCTCCAGAACCCGATTGATGGACTCGGTCACCCCGGCCCCTGAGATCTGCAGGGAAGGATCGAGGGCAATGAGCATGCGCCCCCCGGCGTTGAGATAGCTTTTTAACACCTCCACCTCCCGATCCAGCAACGGCCGCACAGGCCCAGCGAGGATGATCACCGCCGCGTCGGCGGGAACGGTGGAGGTCACGGCCAGATTCAGGGACTCCACCCGATAGCCTTCCCGCTCCAGCGCCCGACGGACCTGCGCGTAACCGTTGTCTCCCTCTTCGTTCACATCCCGCTCCCCATGGCCGGTGAGGAAATAGATCTTCGGCTGGGTAGGGCGGATCAGCTTCACCAGCGCCGCGGTGAACTCCTGCTCGTTATAAAGCGTGA is a genomic window of Thermoflexus sp. containing:
- a CDS encoding DUF2298 domain-containing protein; translation: MNAIQPRRSEIHAVPVAFPLAALLIVAFYLRTIGLNWDENQHLHPDERFLTMVTEALNWPRSLSEYLDSARSPLNPYNRGYTFFVYGDLPVILTRGAGELVTAVCRAEARLCPFPRRTALGYDEITLLGRALSALLDTGTVALAFWMGLELAGMAGGLLTGALMAFSVMNLQQAHFYTTDTWATFFSTAALLGMIRMARCPGPPAALLTGIAAGAALASRINLWPLFALMAFAALISSGSGRTRWSPWIIAGLAALLTFRLGMPYAFAGWIAPDPRWLANMREIQALISGAVDYPPGHQWTDRAPIFFPLKNMVLWGMGLPFGLTAWLGWLGLGLSLRRRLHAGSLRWDPGALGWLLLWIWTGGYFLYMGTQWVKSMRYFLPIYPTLALTAAWGLLQLQGISRPAGRWLARIGIAGTLLGTALWAMAFVGIYQQPVSRVAASRWLYAHVPSAITLRSADPKAPLHPLSLPNRIQVDGELTLATEITPSLTVSGIEIPHLRALGDPPGILRLTLETPDGQERLRVDLSIPATARHPDGDPVRVLLPQPIVLPSGPYIVRLRVDGAPALIASSVIANEHWDDGLPLRLEGRDAFGMYQGLEMTWYDDDTEEKRARALEWLERADWIILSSQRLVWSIPRLPLRYPMTTAYYRALFEGRLGFELAAAFHVKPRLGPLEIDDIGGRIGFQLPPLGFEEPFWGAEEAFSVYDHPPVWIFRKRPDFSIEPARQVLESVDLRQVVWQTPRQYTQARNLLMLDPAAWARQQAASTYREIFPPENPLNRWPLLGVIVWLLFFLLLGWWAWPLVAWAFPALADRGYALAHLLGPLLLAFLPWLLASIGAMDFTRTAILLTLILGLAADALLWRRVQPAIREALRNPLWRMETGVFLGTFAMWLLIRFAHPDLWHPVMGGEKPMDLSYLLATIRSLRFPPYDPWFAGGYINYYYFGYVLIGAPMKLLGFDVRYAYNAAIPTLAALTAMGAFAVGAHGAAAWWPRSWGKPIAAGLLAALFAVGVGNLGEVKLLSDLFKEVGAEATGAASTSFQETLVGIREVLTGHAALPARIEWWYWNPTRLIPDRDVTPITEFPYFTFLYADLHAHMLAFPLQLAALLIGLAWLRRSRWGEPAGIAALTLGALLVGALRPTNTWDYPTHILLGLVALTLNAWERRDFRSWTGIEGWMVRCLAFVGWGILFFYPYLAHYATAYTSFELWKGDRTPLGTYLLLHGLFLLPISLLLLRESRRLLRWILAGWEADPLGTAGWVAAGAIGLGLWVLGARLAPVAGIAVPLILIGAALTLRPYQIPERRLLWLWVAGAAALTLGVELIVLRGDIGRMNTVFKFYLQVWFLWAIAAAMGVIAVEDAACRWPAFLRSLWRGAFGVLLLAALLYPIMATRARLYDRWDTSVGPTLDGFAFMEKAIADEMGVRYPVRQEWEALRFLQAYSEGTPVVMESIRSPAYRGLRSRAAMFVGLPVVFGWDWHQRQQRSVVPESFIQRREADVNRFYETSDPEEAMAILRRYGVRYVMDGYAERLYYPPQGFEKFPAMVARGDLRVVFDNGGVRIYEVAR
- the rsgA gene encoding ribosome small subunit-dependent GTPase A; this translates as MSGREEGLVIRVLGAAYDVQGPDGVVRCVLRGRLRRQAEGPQRPVIGDRVEFERVTPREGAIVAILPRRTALVRREPLDPSKAHVIAANLDQIVAVFSAIPEPDLFQIDRYLAVAEANGLSAILCINKMDLVQDPESFRSLFAEYEALGYPVLYTSAITRAGLDALRERLQGKITAFIGPSGVGKSSLLNALQPGLALRIGSINPRTGMGRHTTTRSELIPFDGGYLADTPGLRDIGVWGIRPEDLAACFPEMRPYIGRCEFSDCLHLEEPGCAIRRAVARGRISRRRYESYRRILIDQQAMRSS
- a CDS encoding XdhC family protein, with amino-acid sequence MWDLYREVLKACEENRPVALCTVIRARGSVPRHEAAKMLVYPDGQIRGTIGGGEMEARVIHEALQALQEGHPRVVRYMLSDPKQGDPGVCGGEVEIFIEPLLPPPTILIIGAGHVGRALAHLAKWLGFRVLVSDDRPEFCTPEWIPDADGFLVGPPEEALPGAPIHARTYVVLTTRNHPLDVRILPLILDTPAPYIGVIGSKRRWLLTAKVLREKGIPLEQLARVRSPVGLELNAETPEEIAVSIMAEIIAIRRGGSGMPMAVDLQQALRELVECGA
- a CDS encoding sigma-70 family RNA polymerase sigma factor; protein product: MLEDIQTSSLLGLDQLLALGRSRGYVTFEEILQFFPEAENDVDRLDEVFAALLEAGVEVTDAPEEEGPGLELEEEGEEAWGEEDLEEALESDDTLALYLKEVGRIPLLTPEEEVALAQRIERGRQAERRLAQGNLSPEERRRLEEIAADGRAAQDHLILANTRLVISVAKKYIGRGLPLSDLIQEGNIGLIRAVKKFDWRRGHKFSTYATWWIRQAVTRAIADQSRTIRVPVHMGDQINRLLRLQQQLAQELGRDPTVEELAEAMAIPPSRVEQLLQMARQPVSLEAPTDDEEESVLGDFIEDRGVTSPAEAVSQQMLREILHEALATLSPREVRILKLRYGLVDGRMYTLEEVGRKLGVTRERVRQIEAQALARLRHPIYARRLREFLRE
- a CDS encoding DUF4340 domain-containing protein, which produces MKRWGTLGLILAFLVLALFVYLEPKITARPTPTPGASRNLLEVNSAAIRRIRAIDHANHAEAEVERDASGQWFLTVPTHHLVRQDTIDTLAGGLATLFVQQVISDVADLSAYGLVTPTYTIVISATDRVFTLTVGAPTPIGGGYYVRREGDPAVYVVGTFAIDEAKKLISQPPLATPTPTPTITPTPTATPTPTAGPSPTPGATPTP
- a CDS encoding GldG family protein, with protein sequence MNLARPSESILRALWGLALLALVAAGVAWGIEGRFGAPAVIALILAILLSGIAVYLAPEQVRAWIGGRPFAFGANAVLASAAFIGIMALLNILAVRHAQRWDLTAEKRFSLSPQTLQILRSLPEPVEALAFFSQNFQFARQDAEDLLDQYRHYSNGKFSYRFIDPVAQASLARQWGVTRDGTILFVMKDRRQEVTLYNEQEFTAALVKLIRPTQPKIYFLTGHGERDVNEEGDNGYAQVRRALEREGYRVESLNLAVTSTVPADAAVIILAGPVRPLLDREVEVLKSYLNAGGRMLIALDPSLQISGAGVTESINRVLEDWGVAFREDVIIDPVSSMFTDPLTPLSSRYGFSPITEKLRGIATAFPAARSIEEVRSQPDRFRVVRLVETSGQSWSETDLAGVRQALNQGRLPSPAGKKPGPLALALTVEQVNGKGRLVLFGDADFAANQNVGANLPFANLDLFVNAVNWLSESEALIGLRQSPASTVRALSATPAQTRTVFMLTVVMMPLTVLAIGALVWWQRR